The nucleotide sequence CCTCCACTCATTGCCCCTAATTCTGTCTTATGGGGCCAAGTGAATAAGTCTCTTACCTTTTCTAAGTGGCAGGCCTTTGGGTGTTATTatgttattgcttttttttaaacccataccttctgtcttggaatcaatacttgtattgattccaaggcagaagagtggtaagggctagacagtggatgttaagtgacttgtccagggtcacacagctaggaaatgtctgaggccagatttgaacctaggacctcccatctctaggcctggctctcaaaccactgagccacccagctgccccctattgctTTCTTAATGCAACCTAAGACTGAATTAGTTTTTGGCAGGGCTGCTATAAGACTGGATAGACTTGCTGCCCATTAAAATCCCCAGACATTTTTCTTAAAATCTGTTGTATAGTCATAACTTTCTCTGACTTGTAAAGCTGATtttaaaatcaacaaacatttattaaccacctgcTATAAACAATTGCTATGCATTGGGaagacaaagtcaaaaatgaaagtctctgtaCCTGGAGGGGAGCCTACATCTATCCAGAAAAGCAAGTAAATGAAATttcaggaggaaaagagaattaatagctgATAGTCAGGAAATCTTTCTGTAGAAAATGACATCTTAGTTGTGCTTGGAAGGAAAGTGGAAGAAAAGCATTCCAGATAGCTAGAATGTAGCTATAAAACACagtggcagggggcagctgggtagcttagtggattgagagtcaggcctagagacgggaggtcctaggttcaaatctggcctcagacacttcccagctatgtgaccctgggcaagtcacttgacccccattgcctacccttaccactcttccaccaaggaaccaatacacagaagttaagggtttaaaaaaaaaaccaaaacacaatgGCAGTGGGACAGAATATGGAATTATCAGGTCCTGAGAACAAAGAGGAGGTGAGTTTGGAACAAAATGTTTATAAAAGAAAGCAATATGGAATAAGTTTGGAACAGTAAAGTCttattgcaaagtgctttaaatgccaggatgtagatttttgaattttttcctagaagcaatagggagcctctGAAGCTATATGAGTAGGAGAATTCCATGGTAAggtctttgttttattaatagCAGCTGTGGGAAAGATGAATGGAGAGGGAAAGGTGACCCAAATATGAGCTGTTGGTTCAAGTAAGAGGTGATAAAGGCCTGAACTAGAGGAGTGACTGAGTGTAGAGAAGGAGATGCATTTTAGAGAAGTTGTGGAGCTAAAATCAACAAAAGTTCACAAATGAGTGGATCTAAAggatgagagagagtgaagagtcaggaagattccaaGATACTACACTTGAATAACTAGAAGGATGGGTGCTGCCCTTAACagaatggaaagataggaagacTACTTTtggttataaaaggctttaaatgccaaacacagGTTTTTATATTTGACCTTAGAGGTTATAGGGTaccattgaagtttattgaatagaagaTAATATGGTCAGACTTGTACTTTAAGATCAGTTTGACATCTGATTGGAAGATGAATTGGCACATTGAGATGCTTGGGGAAGGAAGACCATCCAGTAGGACCTCTGTCAGTAGTCCCTTAACTTAAATCAGAgtggtgacagtgtcagaggagaaaagggcatATGCAAGAGATATTATAAGGGTAAAAATGACAGAACTTGGCAACCGATTGGTTATGGGGGTGAGAGTGTAAGAAATTAAGATGATAAAATCTAGCAAAAGAGACTTAGAAGGAATGCTCAGGTCAGTTAGAGAGGAGAAGCAGAGTAAAGTGGTGTCATGAAACCTAGAGCAAAAAGAACATCAAGGAAAAGAGGGTGATCAACactgtcaaaagctgcagagaggtcaagaaagatgaggattgagaaaaggattGATTATTTAAGAGATAATGGTTGGAGCAGCTAGCTggctagagacaggaaatcctgggttcaaatctggccttagatacttcctaactatgtgacttagGCAAGTCACGTAACTCCCCACTGCCTgtgttggcaaacttatggcataAGTGCTGGAGTGGgcagctcccctccccctctccccacttgcttgaggacatttctcacatgaccagaccctctgcccagcagcccaatgggagtgcttcctcccacTCCTgtctgggatgggggtggggctcacatgtggcatgagggttgcaatttgggcgcTCTGTCTTAAAattttcaccatcactggtctagcctttactgttctgccttggaaccaatcgatagtattgattctaagatggaaggtaagggtttaaaaaaagagagataatggTGAGGCAGCTAGttagtgtagtagatagagcaccaggtttggagttgggaggacctgagtttgggtttggcttcagacactcctagctgtctgaccctgggcaagtcacctaaccttgatTGCCAATAAAATTggtactaagatagaaggtaagtggtTAAAGAGAGAGATGATGACTAACTTTGGAGAGTGTGATTTTGAGTGAATAATACAAAGAGATCCAGAGGGAAGGATGTAGAGGCACCTATTGTGCATAGCCTTCTCAAGTGAGTAGCTGCAAAAGGGAGGAGAGTTAGGGTGAAAGTTAGCAGGGAGGGAGCGGCCAAGTGAAGGTTTTTTGAGAATGAGTAATCTACCTTGTAGGCAGGTAGGAAGAAGCCAATATAGACTGAAGGATAAGAAGTTGGGATTGGATGGAGATCTTTCAGAGTTATGGATTGCAGAGGTAGAATAGTTATAAGTAGGGCTATGACCTTGAGTATGATCTTGCCTCTCAGTGGCTGAGatagagagaaaatagaagtGAGTTTAGGAGACTGCTAAACTGGAGTACTAAGGGACATCAATGTGAACTGGCTTTTAGTCCAAAtataggattttacatttatctctgttaaatttcattttaaactttGTGTCTTAAAACCCATATAAGttttggttccaatgcagaagagtagtaagagctgaGCAATTGgaattaggtgatttgcccagggtcctatagctaggaagtatctgaagtaagatttgaacccaggacctctcatctgtaggcttggctctcagtccactgagtcatctagctacaCTCCTGCCTCCCCACCTAACCTATTTTAAATGCACTCAGTTGTACTGTTTTCTTCCTTATAGCTCTGTAAAGATCTTGTTCACAAAGATAACATTAGATGCTTGCTAAAATCTAAGTACTAAGAATACTCATAAAACTGGCATTACCAATCTAGTGactgtcagaaaaggaaataaggttgaTTGAAGTTTCCTTTTCCAAATGTTCACAAGCAATCATTCTAATAATAAATTCTAGAATCTGGTCAGGAAACAAAGTCATGCTCACTGTCCTGTGGTTTGCatatttcattctcttccctttaaaaaaaaattagcacagCATTTGTCCTTTTCCAGTCCTTTTGCAGTTAAGAAGCTCTACCTTCTCTCAGTCACTACTTATTCTCTTGTTTACTTTGTGCTAGCctttatactttttaaagaaaaaaaattatttttggtcaTCCCTgacttttaagaaatgttttattgatttttaaaatatcatttataatGACTTCCCACCATTCTTTGtcataacaaataattatatttaagcaCACTAACCAACACATTGGCCATGCTGTGCTTCATTCTATCATTATAGTCTACCACCTGTCTGCTAAGAGGTGAAAGGTGGTTGGACAGTTAGTTCTGAGGAGTCAagcttgatcattgcattgatcagagttctcatgttttttattatattcttccaGGCTATTGTAGTAATCatgtaaattgttctcttctgtttACGTTAGTCACTGTCTCTTCACACAAGACTTCACAGGGtacaataatacaataatattcttatttatatatgGTACCATAGTTTGTGTAGTTATTCCACAGTTGATGGGCATCcatcttttatctgttttttcaccATGTCAGCCTAAGTCTGAACTTTAGTCCTCTTGATGCTATTCTCATACTATTTGTGCCACACTGTTGTACTATCCCATATTACCTTTCCTTGCAGTtatgtacttaatttttttttaaacccataccttccttcttggagtcaatactgtgtattggctccaaggcagaagagtggtaagggtaggtaatgggggggagggggtgtcaagtgacttgcccagggtcacacagctgggaagtgtctgaggtcaaatttcaacctaggacctcctgtctctaggcctggctctcaatccactgagctacccagctaccccctatgTGCTTAATTTTTTAAGACCCAAGTGAGTTGTTGAGTTCCTTGTGCATTTATATCAGTCTCTTTATTcatctcccctttccttcctcttttgaaTAATTTGTTACAtcttgagaattttatttttgaggatTTCCAATCTTGAGGAATTGATTTCTGTGAAATTTTAGGCTGGTGGTCCTAGCTATCTTTTCCTCTAAGCTCCTTCCATCCATCTTTAATGATTCTAACATAGCTGGTCATACCCCTCCCACTCCCACTACCCCTACCTCCCCCCATTGCTGTTATTTCTGCTTCACTGaccagtttctctttttttccagaatTGGTTCCAAAATAGTTCTTGTAACACTTCCtctttctaaaaagtaaaattatcattaaaacaaGTGAAGACTGCATATTAACTGCTCTTAGACTCTTTAAGTTACAGAACAGGGACTGATTCACATTGATAAAAGAAAACTTCTGATAAAAGGAACTCCTTAAATCAGTGAACTCCCAAGGCCAGTCCCTATCTCTGGCCCTATCCAACTTTGATAAAGAATGAATTCCAGCAGATGTCTGAATAAATGAAGTCCCTCATCACTACTATATCACCTATCTATGTTGGATTTATGATCTGTTTCCAAATTCCTTATCTCCTCCCTCTCAGTTCAGATGTTAGATTTTTATGATGATAATGCTTCTCATCTTCCTCCCTTCAGCTTAACTCAAATCCTTTCTGCTCCAGTGCCTGGATTTCTTCCCATAAGCATACTTCTTAATGTGTAGTTCTTTCCCACTGcctttttatatatcttattctTTTGAATAAGGTAGACTATTCAATAGCCATATTCTACGAAGTCTCATTGAGATGGAATTTGCCTCCTCACATTAGGAACTTTAGTTTACCTTATCACCCATAAATTTAGGGGCATTCATGTAGAGGGATTTGAAACCATTTGCAACCATTCTCACTTTTTCAAATCTTTAAtctttatcctatttttttttctatactgCTTGCAAACATACTAAATCTTCCACATCCTTAAAAAACTTAGCAGACTCTACCATCCTCTCAAACTTTTCcaatttatcttctctttttttctgccaaACTCCATGAAAAAAGTTGTTTATGTTTGCTACGTATTGTTTCTGGGATAAATATATActcttctgtttatcttttaaaacctTACATAAGTTGGCCCAAACTTATCTTTGTAGCCTCATTGGACATGAGTCCCCATCCCATTTTCTGTAATCTAGTCACACTGACCTCACTCTCCCTCATAAATAACACTCTATAGCCCACATTTTTACACTGGACTCCCATGTCTATAATGTGCTTCCTCCTCACCTTTGTCTCTTGGAATCCTCTTTTTTTAAGAAGCAGCTTAAGCATCATCTGcttgaaacctttcctgatccatcCCAACGGCTGGTGCCTTCCTGCTCAAACTACCTTCTacttaactactttgtatatgtttgtatttgttcactttatatttatgtgtgtatttgttttctcctctcttaAGCTTCTTGTAAGTGCAGATTGTTTCAGTCTAGGTACTTGTATCCCTTAGCACCAAATATGATAACTGGCATGTATCAGGTACTTAAATAGATTTTTTGAATTGTTGGTTTCCTGGCATTTGCAGGAAAAAACAACCACATAGCATTCTTTTTGTAGGGCAAGGCAAAATTGTCTTTGCCTGTTAATACTTCTTGGAATCAAGAATCTTAGTCATCTGTACTAAATCAATTCCTCTTATTAGTAGCTCTTATAGCAGACTCCCTTGACACACTTGCTTATTGCATTGGGGTCTTCATTCCTTGATTGTAGCTAGTAACAGTGTTATAtgtgattttaaaagatcatggttcagtagaaagaacactgaattagGAGTCAGAGGTCCTGTGTTTGAATCCCAGGTCTGCCGCTTATTATGGGACCTTGAGCAGgccatttttctttgaactttaatttcttcatttgtaagatgaagatATTGAACTAGCTGACCTTTGAGAAagttccttcccagctctaaatctatgatcttatggatTCTAGACCTGAGTAAcagattttaatttttcatcagcTAAATGTGATCTTTCCTTTAAATTTGAACTATATGGCCATTCTTAGCATAACATACTTTCTCTTACTTTgtgtctttttcattttcaacCTAAAGAGGAAAAaccaaaaaatgggaaatgattaaCATCACAAGAAAACAATGTTACTTAAGAAAAGCTAATGGGataactagatgactcagtggattaagtactaggcagagaaggaaagctctggtttcaaatctgaccttagacacttcctagatgtatgatccAGAGCagattacttaaccccaattgcctagcccttattgctcttctgtcttggaactggtaCTCATGtcgattccaagatagaaggtaaaggttataaaaGAAAAGGCTagcaaaaaatattcttttaaaattaataataaaagtgCATGCCAGAAACCTTGTTAGTTATTACATTGGTTCCTGAGGAGAGCAGTTCAGAAgataattgttcagtcatttcagtcaagtttgactctttgtggcctttgcaaagattctggaatggcttaccatttctttctctagctcattttacagtgaagaaaacaggcaaacaagattaagtgacttgcccaggatcacacagttagctaagtatctaaggtcatatttgaactcaggaaagtgattcatcttgacttcaggcctggcattctatccgttgtgccacatagctgctctaaaaaggcagtatagaaactAGAAAACTGTTGcttgggcagtgatgggcaaacttcttaaagagggggccaaaggaaaggaaatgctcatctgtcagactgtttctaaggcaactttttcaaagtttctttgtattgtatcctactcattgtattcgtcagattaggaataatggcacACAGCCcagtagaacatttcaggctccTCCCCTACCCCCATTTGGCCCgcaggtcatagtttgcccatcactggtttagagtattTCTGTCAGAATGTGATGTACTTTCTCTGCTATATTTTCCAGATATAATTCGAACTATCCGGGACCCAGAGAAGCCCAATACTTTAGAAGAACTGGAAGTGGTGACAGAAAGTTGTGTGGAAGTTAAGGAGATACATGAAGAAGATTATCTGGTTATTATCAGGTTCACACCCACGGTACCTCATTGCTCTCTGGCCACTCTTATTGGTAAGCTTATAGTCCTTCACAgtgtgttttgttgtttttttaaagcactagGACAGCCTTTCCAGTACCCCTCTGCCTCTGGGTGTAGGTTACCCAGTGGCAGATaaatgaagataagtcttcttatTTCTGAATTTGGAGAGGAGacaaaaatgtctttttctaGAGCCCAATACCATTGCCACTTCTGTCCCCTTTTTGTCATCTCTCACTGTAGTTTATAAGTAGACTCTTATCAGTGAAAGATTATGTTTTATAGAGTATTTGTAGACAGAAATGAGTAGGCAGATTGTGTTATTTTGGTCTGTTTTCTACTCATGAGGCTATATTTCATTGTTTAGAATTAGTTGTTAATGGGATTCTATAGTAATTTTCAtgaaaacattccatctcttctGAGCTGTTTACTCTGTGAAGTTCAATAATGTTGAAATGGTCACCTTTATTGTTGTTCACCATGACAGAATTGTTGTCCATAATTTTAGTTTGGCAAATTTATCTTTCAAAAGTAGTTCAAGTAGCTGTCTATATAGATTTCTTGCTAACTGGTTCTCTAGTGATATGATCCAAGTTATAAGGGATATATTTTTCTCAGATGGTGGCTGGCTGCTTTAGCTGTTatagataaatttttatttagtttgtcaaatatttctcaattgaatataaaaaaacattaatttttaaaaaattttgagttccaaattctcttcctccccacctcttgagaagggaagcaataagacataaattatacatgtaaaatcatgcataatgtatttctatattagctGTGTTGCAAACTAaaatatccagaaaaaaataaagtttaaaaagtatacttCAGTCTCCACTcatagttcatcagttctctctctggatgtggagagtatTTAATAACTTGattttgagaaaaagaaggcagaatagTCCAATGAGTTGGACTCCAATTCCTAGGAAAATTCTAGTATGAATCGTTAAAGATATGTTTGGTgagtatcaagaaaaaaaaactgattataAAGGTGTCAAGAATAAGTCATGATAGACTGATCTTATTTCCTTTTGACTGGGTTACTGAGCTTATAGATGAGGGTATTGTAGAAGTTAGCTTTTAGCAAAACTTCTCAAAAGAGATTTCATGACATTCTTGTGGAAAAAGTGGAGAGATGTGGAAGTGGTCATGCAATTAGATGGATTCAGAGTGTGTTGAATGGCTGAATTCAGAGGAGTTTTTAATGGTTTTGTGTTATCCTGGCCTAAATCAGTCTTTGAGTAGAGGCCTCTAGATAGTCAGACCTAGCcctgtgctatttaacattttcattAATGACTTGGCTAAAGCTATAGATGGCGTGCTCATTAGGTATATATGCAGATAATATCACACTGGGAGAGGGTAGCTAACACTCTGAATGGCAAAATCAGCATCTTAAAAAATGTTAGTGAACTAGAATGTACTGAATTCTAGGCTGGCTAATCAtataaatttaatagagataaatgttaAGTCTCACACCTGGGTTGTCAGCTAAATTTCACAATTAGAGGATGTGGAAGGAATGTCCCccgtccctcccccccccccaaatcttatctttcatcttaggatcaatactgtgtattggctccaaggcagaagagtgataagggctaggcaatgtgggttaagtgacttgtccagggtcacacagctaggaattgtctgagtccagatttgaacccaggacctcccatctctagacctgactcttaatccactgagctacccagttgcctcccAGAAGGTATGTTTTCATGACAGTTTTTCTGACAAGGATCTGGATTAGAGGATGTTAGTAGATTGTATGCTCAACATGAGCTAACAATATATAATGTGACAGCTGGAAAAGGTAATGATTGTAGGATGGTAGATGTAATGGGATTTCACTGTTCTGTTAGGAAATGATATATAGGAAGAATATAGAGAATCAGAGGAAGGCATGACTACAGCAGAATaaagtgtgaaagggaattctttattctctttgtctattttgagttaatcaatcaagaaacccctacttcacactttgttagccatcaagtaagagaattcacaagtcactcagtcagaaacttgtgaattctttgatAAGAGTCTAAAgcctcagaggatgagaggtggagctctctaagtaagtgacttgtgaattatCTTACTTGATGATTCAgtcagcttgaaggtgcagtttgggcacatgatttCTAAATGGTTCATCAATGCTGGTCTAAGGTaattcttccattaaaaaaaaaattttttttcttacatttttgctTGTATCtctcttgctttccttttctctctctcacaagTGCCAGGAGCCTTTTTCTTACCAAGGCTAGGAGATGATTTtagcttttacatttttattttatgtggtCCTAGTTTATCAAGTAGTTTGAGATTAATCACTACCAATGCCATCTACCCAGCATACCTCCTTTCAGTCCACCAGGGGACAGCCACTGTCACCTAAGAATGGTGGGATGGAGGACAGTAGCTGCTGGCACAGAGTCACTGCTGACTGCTTTGTTCAGAGTTTGTCAATGTCGTTTACTGGGGCCTCTCTTTTCACAGGGCTTTGCTTACGAGTAAAGCTTCAGAGGTGTTTGCCTTTCAAACATAAGGTAAGAAAGAATGTTTCTAGACCTTGTTTACTTCTCCATAAGTGATGCTAGGTAGCTCGTGGTGCCCAGTCATGTGAGTGACCTGGGAGCTTGGTGGAGTTTGAACTTTGATCAATCATTTTGTCCGGTGACTGTGCACCTGATACACACCATGCCCACAGATGAGATAAGCCAAGTGTTACATCGGTAAAGGCGTTTAGATGATTTGGGCccccataaaatgaggggattgaacccGAGATTCCCTGTGGTGCTTTCCAACACTAATGTTCTTTGGTGCTGTGGTTTTGTTTCTTCGAGGCaaagtatatttgtatatagtcAGTCTTAGTGATCACcaagaagtaaatgacaaattCTCAGATTTTCTACCTGTTAAAAGTTTCTTTTGTTTGTCATATGCAGTCTGCCTTGGTATTTGCCAAAGAATTTGTATTAATTTAATGAATTGTTTTTGATAGTTATGTAGAAGCTAACTTctcaataattttcaaaatagaaTTGCAGTCCTAaggatttattttattccaaagcTACATAACTTTCAATTGACATAAATAGAACTCAGACTCCCAGATTCATAGTTTATTACTTGCCCTTCCTCACCATGTTTGTCTCTAAATACTTCAATGTTTGcacttacttttatttttgtctctagtTGGAAATCTACATTTCTGAAGGAACCCATTCCACAGAAGAAGATAGTAAGTGATTCTGTAACATTACCAAAATGGGCATTTTAGTCTTTGGTAGCAAATAGTGGATCATACAATTAGCCAGCAAATATTTACATGGGAAGTTATGTACTTGAAGTAGAGAGGCATATTTTAGATCCTCTTTCACTAGAAAAACCGAAGATATTCTGAAGTTGGGCTTTTATTCGGGGTAATTTAGAGACACACCAAGCCTAGACGCAGATTGAGATGGATTTGGGGTAGTTCTTTGGCAAATAAGGGCCATGGGAAGttaacagagagagggagagtttaGGTCCTAGGGTTAATAAGTGGGAGGTTTGCCATGTACTAtgagaccctgggaaaattactaagtatctctgagtctcagttttctcacaggattgttgagagagatttaaatttaataataatataagtgaAAGGACTTTGTAAATTGTGAAGTTCCCAATACCAGTATGAGGTAGATCCTTCCCTTGAATTAGAGAAACCAGGAAGCCTGTCAGAACTCAGAATGGCTCCTGAGTCCATTCaagatggttaaaaaaaattttttttaataattaacaaatataGTAACAGTCCTGTAGTGATTGATCTGTGTGACTTAGGCCAAGAATATAAGggaatttgcctttttaaaataacatttgaggaaataaaaataataacctgCATTAATACCTTTTTAAGGTTTGCAGCTTAGTTTCTTTACAATAGCCTTATGGAATGGTGCAggttttttctccattttgtaaagGGCGAGCTAGGTTTCAAAAGGTTAAGCAATAGTCAGTACAGTCTTCAAGTGTTTGAACCCAGGCTgaatccagagttctttccactttGTCCTGCCTTTGGAGATATAGCACAATATACTCATTTAGCTGGATGGGTGTTTTCTAAAAGATTTGTTTTTACTATAAATCCATGAAACCCAAGTGTaggaaaatgatgaattaaaCTCCTAAACTAATGGGTCTGTTGAAATATCCATAATACCTAGTCTAgtacctggcccatagtaggtgcttaataaatgcttatggattgattatcttaaaaaaagaaagaaaaggaataattcCACCTTGACTACTTCCCACCAAGAGGGGGCTGCCTATAGCATTTGCATGATGGGGTGAAAACTGAAATTAAGATTTAAGTTATAAATACCCAAATGCCTAGGTATCCTGATTCTCTGGGCATAAACTTTGTTGATTGCCTTAATTTGTTAACATTATTGCCTGTTAACTTTATTGTTTATGTTTTacagtaaataaacaaataaatgacaaGGAGAGAGTAGCAGCTGCAATGGAGAACCCCAACTTACGGGAAATTGTTGAACAGTGCGTCATTGAGCCTGATTAGCAGCTTTTTCTGAAAGTCACCGAATTATAATCATTTGATACATTTGTTTAACTCTTTGTTAACTAGAATACCCTTTTGTTTATTACTTGGACAATTTGTACCTCCAAGCACTTTTTTAAGAGACCATTTCCCAAACAAGACTATTATGTTAATGTATGTAATGTTCTCAGGTTTTATCACATTTGGTGATTCGACAGATGAATATTTTCTAGCTACTGTGGATGAGATGCAAGACTATTTTTCAGATGCCCTTTCTGATACCAGTGTTCCTTTGCAGATCAACTAGCTGTACTGTATACAGACAAATCAGGCTTCAATCATTactctgtaaaatagaaataaaatgcaGATGATTCTTATAATTAAACTGCCCTATCAtttcattgtttattattattgaattTCTGAACAATAGTCTGAATGTTAACactcaaaatatttctaaaatgttggCTTTGCTGATTTGTTAAGTAGGGGCAGTGAccataatgaaaaacaaatgagtccagggggcagctgggtggctcagtggattgagagccaggcccagaggcgggaggtcttgggttcaaatctggcctcagacacttcctagctgtgtgaccctgggcaagtcacttaacccctattgcctagcccttacctctcttctgttttagaagcaatgcacagtattaattctaagatggaaggtaagggtttaaaaaaaaaaaaaagaagagtaatcTATTTGGTCTTAATACATTTGAAATCTCAAAAGAAAGTGGAAGGCACCTCCAAATTACTTTCTCCTCACAATGCTCCCTATTTCTCTTGATCTATCGCTAAAATTTCCCTCTTGAGTTCCTTTCACTGGAGATTCTCTTAATTATTGTATCCTTAattagtcaatacttaaagaaaactaattcatattatttattggaagatcaaatactgaagctgatgCTTAagtactttggccacataatgagaagacaggactcagtAGGAAAGATCTGATTttgagaaagattgaaggcaaaaagagaagtggatggcagaggatgagatggataaagAGTGTCatgaaaacaacaaatatgagcttggacagactttgagacaTTGAGAAGGGTAGATGGGCCTGACTTGTTATGgtccatagggtcatgaagagttgggcataacAAAGACTGGACAACAAATCACTTGCTCTTTTTCCCTCCACAAGGTTGTGGTTGCCAACAG is from Gracilinanus agilis isolate LMUSP501 chromosome 2, AgileGrace, whole genome shotgun sequence and encodes:
- the CIAO2A gene encoding cytosolic iron-sulfur assembly component 2A, producing MEQVSGLLSWALSRVLWLSGRSERGAARQPRIMEEKALEVYDIIRTIRDPEKPNTLEELEVVTESCVEVKEIHEEDYLVIIRFTPTVPHCSLATLIGLCLRVKLQRCLPFKHKLEIYISEGTHSTEEDINKQINDKERVAAAMENPNLREIVEQCVIEPD